The genomic window CAATAGTTTAACTTTATATGGCAGTTTGAACACGTCAGCGTCGAGTCTCGTGCGCTTTGGCACTGGCAAACAGGTAGGATGTGACGTCATACGCTAACGGGGCTGTTTTACTGAAACTGCAGTTTCACAGCATATTCGCTGATCGTCTAGGCTTTCTTCATAGGGAGCTGTGCAAGCATATATTAAAGGTGTACACAAAAACCTGAAGCTTTTAAATCCCAGCAGATATTTGCTTCCAAAACTTTTTCACACACGAACCTGCAGTTGCAAAAAGCAAAACTTTAAATTGAAAACCTGTCAAATGTACAGGTCATAATTTACACAAGAAACAAAAGTGCATAAGCATTTTAAACCTTAGGATTACGATATTTTTCAATCGTGTCTAATACTGTCCTTGATTTGACATATTGGCAAATACCAATATTGGTCAAAAGCAGTTAATTTGCAGTATTTTCAGAATAAAGCTACAATGAAATTCAAACAAACCATTTAGATAAGCAATTTTCTTGGATGTTTATTAGACAATCCAACATCTCATCCATACAGACTCGGATCTAATACTATAAAGAACTGTGGCATtccaaataaaatcttaaaaacagAAAGAATGGCCAATTTCATACAGCTCCAAGGGTGAGAACGCAAACACTTAGGCACGACCTTTGGTATCTGGAGGTTATAACAgcacaacaaaacatttcaagTGGGAGACCAAAAGTTCACGGAGTCTAGCCCACATCTAAAGTGTTCTGCCAGAATTCATCCTCCTCTCTAGCTCGACCCAAACCCTTAAAATGGTCCCCGAACTCTTAAGGAACAAGAAATTGGCTGTTAATTCATTCCAGTCAATAAAGGAGACGggaacaaaaataataaacaagtcAAATACTGATACAGCAGGGACCGATTTCCCCATTGCAGATCAGAGGACACAGAACAGATACACAACCCGCTAAAATCTCAATCGTACAGTTAAGGCTCGACGTACACCACGATGAACAGATCAGATCAGCTGAGGAGACTGGGACCGTTCAAATCTGGTACACAATGAACAAAAATTCACAATGCATTCTTGTCGGAAACAGATTCCACAAAACCACTACTTTAAAGGGTCAATAAAGCGacaataaaaatttaaaaagacaaaacagatACTACGCAAAATGACCCTGCGCACGTTGAGGTCATCAGTTCAGCTTTCTATATGATGAtaacaacataaaatatatcactTCAGTATGTTAAATATACAATTAGAGTGGCGTAGTGGAATCCGTGTACAGGCAATTCGTGTTACGATAAACATGACATTTCTGCAATAATCTTTAAAGTTTTTGCGTTATTTGActaacgtttttttttcttcacttcTAAGGACCTCCAAACCTGAGCATTCATGAAATATATTCAGACATAGATATAGCGATACAAATAATAGTGAACAGATATCCGCACTTTCCTTTTGTAAACAGTCACACGTTTCTTTTTTCATCCCTTTGATTAACGGAAAAAAAGCGAATCAAGCATAAAAAACGAACATGTACATTTTCACTTCACATTGCGACTTACCGTCTAAAACAGATTCGAATCGCTGGAGGCGTTTCACAATCAGCTCTACATCtgattaaaagcaataaaatcgTAAATACACTCTATTGTACTTAACACAACCTTCACTTTGTTTTTTTCGTTTTTAAATTCACCTATAAACATGATCAACTCAAAAAGGGACTATGACACAACAGACAAGTGATTCTTGCATAAAATGAGCTAAGAAAAATCGCACGTTTGAGGTTTTAGGTAACACGTTTGATTTCTTCGCATGATTAGAAGTTGTGTGCATTTAATAGGGAATCGAGCATATTAAAAGTGTCTTCGTAATCCATGTGTGGACCGTTATTAATTAAAGCAGCATTGCCCTCGGAACTCTGCCCCTCACCTGGCCTCCTGTCAATCTTCGTCAAGTGGGCGTGGCCTAGCGCTTGATTGACAGGCGCAGAAGAGGAGTGGCTCTTGGAAGATCTGTGAGTTTTGGATGAatggtggtggtggtgatggTGGTGGTGGCTACCGTGTGACGAGTCGCTTCGCGATTTGTGCAAGGAATGCTCGCGATGTTTCTCGCGGCCGGAGCGCGGACTGTGTCGACCCTTGCTGCTTTCGGACGAAACCTTGATCTTCATCTTCAGCTCCTCCTGACTGGCCAAACCGTTTTCTGCCGAGTCAGGGTGACGCCGCTTGAGTGACCCGCTCTTCGACGGTCGCTCTTGTACTTGAGAATACTTAACCCTGGACGACGAGGCATCGGACGACAAATGGCCGTGTTTCCGATGCGGTTCGCCCTCGTCTTCATGTCGCCGTTTCTGTTCCAATTCCGCCGCGTGCTTTTCTCTGTATTTCTCTAGAGTGAGTTTCTGCGGGCCGAGGGGTGCCGCGCCATGTCCGTGTTTGCTCACCGGCGCCCCCTGGAGCGCCAAGTAAGCGTCAGTGCTCTGGGCGATCGGTGCGGGAAAGCTAAAAGAGGAACTCTGCAGGGTCGACAGGCCGTTGAGAGTCATCAATCCCGTGTCCAATGGGAAGGAGGTGGACGGTTCAGAATACACACCAGCTCCGAGGTCGCACAAACTCGCCATCAATGAGCTATCCTGGTTCAGAGAAGGCACCTGAAAGGAACCGTCCATTGATTGGTTGTCAAGTTTTGGCTTCTTGGCAGCTTGATTGGCctaaaacaagaaaagtgaactttttttgtttgcaacgACGTTTGAGGTACGTAAAGCTGTGAGGCTTTAGTACGGCTGGCTAACTTACCCGCCAGTTACGAATCCTTTTAAGTTTGCTTGGCGTCTTTTCCAGGATCTGAAGAAACTCGTTTGTCAGgtctacaaaacaaacaaatctttaaTATGACACAATATATCCAAGAGCAAAtagaatataaaacaaaagacatgaCTGACCATCAAGCAGCTGTAGAGTCACGGTCCGGTCCACATATTCCCACCAATGTTTTTCATCTGAAGAGACCGGAATCTCCCAGTTGGACCATTTGCACGCCAGGTGAATGCAGACACAGGCCACCACTGTGGGTTTGTGTTGCAGGCAGAAGGTGGTCAGGTGAAGACTGCAAgatgcaaaaaacaaaagaaacaagaaaCATTCGATTACAAACAGTATGCGTCTTGATGATGTTAAATCCTGGCTCTcaagtcattttcattttttgaactCGGATAAAACTGAAGTCATAGATTTTGGTCCCTCTGAACGTGGTATAATCAACCAGCAGAACCTTGAGTTTTCAACCCCCTTTATCGCTCCCCAAGTTCCAAATCTGGGTGTGGTATTTGATAACTGCTTGAAATTTGATAAACATATTAGCACTGTCGTAGGCTctaatttttcttttaatatataaaaacatcgGTTTTATACTTTCTTATCATCATAgtctttattattgttttaacttttatatatgttttaatattttactgccaattgtacagcactttggttaGCCTGGTCCATACttatatgtgctttataaataaacttgatgTGCAAATGATTCCTCTTGATCCTAAACCATCAAACTCAAATAAAATGGAGTCACTTGAGAACATCCAAAGTTCTTAGGTTCATCTTTAAAATCTCGGTGTTGTTTCGTGATCCTTTCGAGGCTGGTCACGATCCGGTTTGGGGTGTGCGCTAGCTAGAATTGACTGTCTGGGGGCTGTAAACAAAACTGAGGGCAATGCGTGAAATTGATAGTCAGTGAGTGCAAAAGAATCCATTTTTGGTTCTTGTGTGACGAACGAATAGGTTCTGCCAAATGTCGAACTGCAAATAATTATTCAGTGTGCCCAACACACACCAAATGTTTCTCTCAACAAGAATGATTCAAGCTGCTTACACAAAGGTTGCGGACTGGAGCccaaaacaactcaaaactCAGAATACAAGACAGTGACACTTTGTTCTAGTTTTCCCAGCGTGCATTGGGGGCTCATCCCTGAACTGAGCGTCCTGCAAGTCGCTACGGGTGAAAAGCAATTTAATCACGGAAAACTgacagtaaataataataagtttTACTTGATGAAAAAATACACGTCTCATGACATAACTGAAACCACACTTAAAACCCAGCAAAATCGCTTATGTGCGAATTTACTATCACAGAATAATCTCAAACCTAACATTTAGAGCACATTACAgccttaaaaatacaaaaaaaaagcaCGCTTTGGTACTTACCATGACGATCTCTAAGTTTACCCCTTTGAACCCTGAGCTGTTATTCAGGCTACCAATTGAGTTATTCACCTACGCACTCTCAATCAAGATATCGCTAATAGCACCTCTACACCCCAGGCTGTGCATTCAACCTTCCGTGCCAACAGCAAGCCCCCCGTACATTACACCGCACCGCGCCGGGCGGCCCGAGCGCCCCGGCCCAAAGCGAGCGGGACGTCCGCGCCCAGGCGCAAGAGGGCGTTGGACACAGGAAGGAGAACCCTGCAGAACAGGAAGTCATAGGGTGCCGTGACAGTGCAACAAATAGGGGTCAGGGTAACAACCTGTTGGTAGCCATGAAATAGGATGTCTGGGCCAAGTCCTTGCTCGCTGCGAACAAAAAAGCAAACAGACATCCAATTAGCTTTGATGACTACGGGGAAGTTCACACGTCAAACGGTTTGCCTTCTGGGTGGGTTGGCGCTAATAATATTAAGCGTCACAGACGTAGTTATAGAAATGGAAACAAGCACATATATCTTTAACAGAGCATTTAAAAAGATGGTACAGGTTGCATTTGAGTTTCAACAGTCTAAGTGGTCTTTCTAGGTTCAGTAATGAGGAAGCAAAAcatatacaaaacataaaagtTAATGTTAGAAGGATGTACCTCGCACTAGCTGGGAACATCTCACCACATCTGTGTGTGGATGCTCTATCGTTATTTCAAATCCTGAAAGAAAAATTACTAGATTGAAGACGCGCgcaaacaaatacacaaagcTAGAGgagttttaaatatttgaagTATTGGACATGCACCGTGACGGCAGACGAATGACGTGCAGGGCTGTGTGTGAACTCACCGAGCGTCTGCAGGACTATGGTCTCCAACAGCACCAACTCTTGGGCTTGCTGGAGGTACGCCTGCAGTTCAACACACAATTACATTATACAAGTCTGCTCTTATTAATGATATGTGAAACATTGCCTTGTTCGCATTCTCCTTGCTCCTTGTCAGAAAAACGGcattacccataatgcaccaCACTCACATTGCTCTTAGTATCCAGTGGAGGGTCATTAGGGTTCAGACACGCGTGCACTACTTTAATGACATGTTCAAGTTTCCTCGGCTGCTCCTCCACTTTAGCAGCCAAAAACAGTGTAGTGGGAGAGATAACCTGTTTTTAACAAgagataaaaacatgattaaaatcaATATGCAGCAATGGGTTTGTACATCAAATCACAACTAATAGAAGTGTCATACTCACATTTCTATGGAATTTTGTAAAGGAATTAAGCATGTAAAATCTGTGCATATAGACGATCGCCGTGTTGATTGTAAGCTGGGACCTGTGCACTTACGTTAAGGAAGAATAATACTCAAAAGAACACATTGCACACGCGCATACATAACAGGTCATAACTCTGAAGACAATCAGTGTTGATTACGTCACCgcgaaaaaaacactttacaataaacgACATTTAACACTGCATTACATaataaactacatttaaaaacacaacacaagacCCTTGAGAACATAACTGAATACAGTTATGTAACGTTCACTTACAAAGCATATCAATAAAATCACTGGTGAATAATCTACACTGAGTAACGTACAGATCCCTAAAAACACCCGATAGACAAGCAACAGTACGATTGTTATATAAAAATCAGCCTAGATAATACAAATTATAACCATTCTTGCAATTAACAACTCAATTTTAGCTTAAATAAGAAACAATGACATTACAATCGCCTACTATCGGTGTGCATGCACGTACTATACGCAACTTCGACCTTTATACCCCCAAACACACGTTATGTGGCATTTAATATTCGAATCTTGTGAAATATAGGtggcaatttttatttttacagcataaaatatcacattttGTCCGCCACATTTTACACCTGAAGAAAAGAAGCAGCGAGCTAACCATGCTAACGGCTAACACCGTTTTAtcgttgttgtttttgtaaagGATACACGTTTAATCTCTGTCCCATGTCCTGGACGAGGTTGGCGGCTTGCTGTCGGTACGAGAGCTCCCGGTCGGGCTCGACTCCGCAGCGGCGGGATGGCGTGTTTTCGAACTGTTCTCGGGTGAAGAGCCATTTACTACCGACCCGCTGCACCGCCGCCATCATCCCACCCGCTTCCGCCCGCACCGCGCTGAACATCATCATAATGTCACACTGTGACGCCGAGCGCTGCGGCGACTCCTGCTGCATGGAGGCGGTACTGCAGGGCTGCAGCGACTATGGCTGTTTGGAGGTGGTGGTGGAGAACTGCATACGGATGCATAGATAGACAATTATAAACTGGGATatacctttatttatttatttatttttatatctctgtttgcacataattgtttattattgatatatatatatatatatatatatatatatgtgtctCGTAgctttttttaactttatatAATTTTGGACAACAtatattattacttttttgtaaacaTTAAGTATtcgcatttataaatgtaaatgctttaGTATACAAATAGCCGTAAAGagttattcatttttttcacgCAAGATGGCGCTAATGTGCCTCTCTTTTTTTGACTTGCGGttttcttaaaataatattgttcATGTTTACGCACACAAATACAACTGCACGGATATAAACAATATCCTATTTGTCCTCTCTGTGAcccttttaattcattcattcattcatatttaattAGTATGCAAAACACCAAAAATGATTCGTACATTTAAACCATTACACACCATCAGTTGTGCTTTTAAAGTGGCACACTTTTTTTCTTTCCTCACACGTGTTTTCTATTTATTCCTGTCTGACTGACTTTGTTTTTAAAGTActgtttgctttatttaaaGTGACGCTTGTTTGCCAAGCAAACGTCACCTGCACATCCAACAGAAAATCATGCAACTTTGGAAAGCCCCAGTTTGCTTTTATGTAAAGGTTTGTCACCATCGGAATTTTCTTTACACGAATGTTTATCGTAGTTGTTTTCACGTCAAAGTACAATTCGCTGCCAATGTGTACGTGCAGGATTCATAGGTGTGTGTTTTAATTAGAGCCCGTGCGCTACTGAGGTGTCAGTGATGCGCTGAACGCGCCGCGCCAGCAGTGCGTCTCTACTCCGCGCGCGCGCCTCTCCTCGCGTCCAGGTGTCACATTCTTCGGATGCTTCTTATCATTTGAACCCGAGAACGAATCACCATGACGGACTCCTCTTCTGTTGCTGACCCCACTTCTAATCCCGTGGATCCCGGCCCCGGTGCTGGTTCTGTTCCGTTTCCAGCGGTGGTTGATCCAGCGATGTCTCCTGCAAACGGACAGCAGCCGAACCCAGCCGACACTTTCAGCATGGAGCAGCAGATGAAAATGGGCGAAACGGACGATAACGGTACGAGCAAGTTTGTGTTAAAAAACCTTAAATGTAGACTTTATATGCATG from Triplophysa rosa linkage group LG25, Trosa_1v2, whole genome shotgun sequence includes these protein-coding regions:
- the ccnt2b gene encoding cyclin-T2b isoform X1 — protein: MQQESPQRSASQCDIMMMFSAVRAEAGGMMAAVQRVGSKWLFTREQFENTPSRRCGVEPDRELSYRQQAANLVQDMGQRLNVSQLTINTAIVYMHRFYMLNSFTKFHRNVISPTTLFLAAKVEEQPRKLEHVIKVVHACLNPNDPPLDTKSNAYLQQAQELVLLETIVLQTLGFEITIEHPHTDVVRCSQLVRASKDLAQTSYFMATNSLHLTTFCLQHKPTVVACVCIHLACKWSNWEIPVSSDEKHWWEYVDRTVTLQLLDDLTNEFLQILEKTPSKLKRIRNWRANQAAKKPKLDNQSMDGSFQVPSLNQDSSLMASLCDLGAGVYSEPSTSFPLDTGLMTLNGLSTLQSSSFSFPAPIAQSTDAYLALQGAPVSKHGHGAAPLGPQKLTLEKYREKHAAELEQKRRHEDEGEPHRKHGHLSSDASSSRVKYSQVQERPSKSGSLKRRHPDSAENGLASQEELKMKIKVSSESSKGRHSPRSGREKHREHSLHKSRSDSSHGSHHHHHHHHHSSKTHRSSKSHSSSAPVNQALGHAHLTKIDRRPGEGQSSEGNAALINNGPHMDYEDTFNMLDSLLNAHNF
- the ccnt2b gene encoding cyclin-T2b isoform X2, giving the protein MQQESPQRSASQCDIMMMFSAVRAEAGGMMAAVQRVGSKWLFTREQFENTPSRRCGVEPDRELSYRQQAANLVQDMGQRLNVSQLTINTAIVYMHRFYMLNSFTKFHRNVISPTTLFLAAKVEEQPRKLEHVIKVVHACLNPNDPPLDTKSNAYLQQAQELVLLETIVLQTLGFEITIEHPHTDVVRCSQLVRASKDLAQTSYFMATNSLHLTTFCLQHKPTVVACVCIHLACKWSNWEIPVSSDEKHWWEYVDRTVTLQLLDDLTNEFLQILEKTPSKLKRIRNWRVPSLNQDSSLMASLCDLGAGVYSEPSTSFPLDTGLMTLNGLSTLQSSSFSFPAPIAQSTDAYLALQGAPVSKHGHGAAPLGPQKLTLEKYREKHAAELEQKRRHEDEGEPHRKHGHLSSDASSSRVKYSQVQERPSKSGSLKRRHPDSAENGLASQEELKMKIKVSSESSKGRHSPRSGREKHREHSLHKSRSDSSHGSHHHHHHHHHSSKTHRSSKSHSSSAPVNQALGHAHLTKIDRRPGEGQSSEGNAALINNGPHMDYEDTFNMLDSLLNAHNF